The Danio rerio strain Tuebingen ecotype United States chromosome 1, GRCz12tu, whole genome shotgun sequence genome includes a region encoding these proteins:
- the LOC141384207 gene encoding T-cell surface antigen CD2-like isoform X2 encodes MSCQHNLLLLFLCDFAALTVSAQTCGEQVLEGTSCSIYGKTRNNEKAADIRWAFTSSNGNSAEWKKGSRRKPPAGLTIEEDGSLRFISVDQSNTGTYKYKAFNANGQQIGDETVELKVYAKTPKPTVKRECTTNSVILICDTANYKDLNIFWYEDDKILKDETKPYLTLMRSKMKKNKGYSCSVQSSPVSREHSNRITVSSSSPGLCLDFWVMLSILAGGGALLLLLLSVLICCACRSYGQHKKNQPSKF; translated from the exons ATGAGCTGCCAACACAATCTCTTGCTTTTATTCCTCTGTGACTTCGCCGCGCTCACTG TCTCAGCACAGACATGTGGAGAACAAGTGCTAGAAGGAACATCCTGCAGCATTTATGGAAAAACAAGAAACAATGAAAAAGCTGCAGATATCAGATGGGCCTTTACCTCCAGTAATGGAAACTCAGCTGAATGGAAAAAAGGATCCAGGAGAAAACCTCCAGCAGGATTAACAATAGAAGAAGACGGATCTTTACGATTTATAAGTGTTGATCAGAGTAACACCGGCACATATAAATACAAAGCTTTTAATGCCAATGGCCAACAGATTGGGGATGAAactgtggaactgaaagtttatG CGAAGACTCCTAAACCTACTGTGAAGCGTGAATGCACAACTAATAGCGTAATACTCATCTGTGACACTGCAAACTATAAAGATCTGAATATATTCTGGTATGAAGATGACAAGATCCTGAAGGATGAAACAAAACCTTATCTTACGTTAATGCGGTCTAAAATGAAGAAGAACAAAGGGTACTCATGCAGT gTGCAGTCCTCTCCAGTCAGCAGAGAACATAGCAACAGAATTACAGTCTCAA GTAGCAGTCCAGGCCTTTGCTTAGATTTCTGGGTTATGCTGAGCATTTTAGCAGGTGGAGGAGCTCTTCTGCTTCTCCTATTATCTGTTCTCATCTGCTGTGCATGTCGAAGTTATGGTCAACACAAGAAGAACCAACCAAGCAA GTTTTGA
- the LOC141384207 gene encoding T-cell surface antigen CD2-like isoform X1, with protein MSCQHNLLLLFLCDFAALTVSAQTCGEQVLEGTSCSIYGKTRNNEKAADIRWAFTSSNGNSAEWKKGSRRKPPAGLTIEEDGSLRFISVDQSNTGTYKYKAFNANGQQIGDETVELKVYAKTPKPTVKRECTTNSVILICDTANYKDLNIFWYEDDKILKDETKPYLTLMRSKMKKNKGYSCSVQSSPVSREHSNRITVSSSSPGLCLDFWVMLSILAGGGALLLLLLSVLICCACRSYGQHKKNQPSFETHFVYRNDEETDYETVNVTKHKKATACNIS; from the exons ATGAGCTGCCAACACAATCTCTTGCTTTTATTCCTCTGTGACTTCGCCGCGCTCACTG TCTCAGCACAGACATGTGGAGAACAAGTGCTAGAAGGAACATCCTGCAGCATTTATGGAAAAACAAGAAACAATGAAAAAGCTGCAGATATCAGATGGGCCTTTACCTCCAGTAATGGAAACTCAGCTGAATGGAAAAAAGGATCCAGGAGAAAACCTCCAGCAGGATTAACAATAGAAGAAGACGGATCTTTACGATTTATAAGTGTTGATCAGAGTAACACCGGCACATATAAATACAAAGCTTTTAATGCCAATGGCCAACAGATTGGGGATGAAactgtggaactgaaagtttatG CGAAGACTCCTAAACCTACTGTGAAGCGTGAATGCACAACTAATAGCGTAATACTCATCTGTGACACTGCAAACTATAAAGATCTGAATATATTCTGGTATGAAGATGACAAGATCCTGAAGGATGAAACAAAACCTTATCTTACGTTAATGCGGTCTAAAATGAAGAAGAACAAAGGGTACTCATGCAGT gTGCAGTCCTCTCCAGTCAGCAGAGAACATAGCAACAGAATTACAGTCTCAA GTAGCAGTCCAGGCCTTTGCTTAGATTTCTGGGTTATGCTGAGCATTTTAGCAGGTGGAGGAGCTCTTCTGCTTCTCCTATTATCTGTTCTCATCTGCTGTGCATGTCGAAGTTATGGTCAACACAAGAAGAACCAACCAA GTTTTGAGACCCACTTTGTCTACAGAAATGATGAAGAAACAGACTATGAAACCGTTAATGTTACGAAACATAAGAAAGCAACAGCCTGCAACATCTCATAG
- the si:ch211-132g1.4 gene encoding uncharacterized protein si:ch211-132g1.4 isoform X2, producing the protein MSCQHNLLILFLCCVAALTVSAQTCGEQVLEGTSCSINGETTNNEKAAEIRWAFTSSDGTTAEWKKGSRRKPPAGLTIEEDGSLRLESVRQNNTGTYKYTAFNANGQQIGTETVELKVYAKVNKPNVKIECKPDGTVTLLCDTGNYKDLKISWYEDDKIMQDEKTTHLTLKSTKINENTQYACSVSNPASSEQSDRITVPSKATKSTVRLNSTAKGTVKLICDAGNAKDQTISCYEDHMKDETKTNLTLTSSKVEGKRYSCSEQTSSKLSCSSPNLCLNYYAVLGVLAGGGVLLFLLICVFIWCACQSCRKKNRLL; encoded by the exons ATGAGCTGTCAGCACAATCTCTTGATTTTATTCCTCTGTTGCGTCGCTGCGCTCACTG TCTCAGCACAGACATGTGGAGAACAAGTGCTAGAGGGAACATCCTGCAGCATTAATGGGGAAacaacaaacaatgaaaaagctGCTGAAATCAGATGGGCCTTTACCTCCAGTGATGGAACCACAGCTGAATGGAAAAAAGGATCCAGGAGAAAACCTCCAGCAGGATTAACAATAGAAGAAGACGGATCTTTACGATTAGAAAGTGTTCGTCAGAATAACACCGGCACATATAAatacactgcttttaatgccaatgGCCAACAGATTGGGACTGAAactgtggaactgaaagtttatG CGAAGGTTAATAAACCTAATGTGAAGATTGAATGCAAACCTGATGGGACTGTTACACTCCTCTGTGACACTGGAAACTATAAAGATCTGAAAATATCCTGGTATGAAGACGACAAGATCATGCAGGATGAAAAAACTACTCATCTGACCCTAAAATCGACTAAAATAAACGAGAACACACAGTACGCATGCAGTGTAAGCAATCCTGCCAGCAGTGAACAAAGTGACAGAATTACAGTGCCAT CGAAGGCAACCAAATCAACTGTGAGGCTCAACAGTACAGCTAAAGGGACGGTTAAACTCATCTGTGACGCTGGAAATGCTAAAGATCAGACTATATCCTGTTATGAAGACCACATGAAGGATGAAACGAAAACGAATCTGACCTTAACATCGTCTAAAGTGGAGGGTAAACGGTACTCATGCAGTGAACAAACCAGCAGTAAACTCTCAT GTAGCAGTCCAAATCTCTGCCTAAATTACTATGCCGTGCTGGGCGTTTTAGCAGGCGGAGGAGTtcttctgtttctgcttatttGTGTTTTCATCTGGTGTGCGTGTCAAAGCTGTCGCAAGAAGAATCGACTACTGTAG
- the si:ch211-132g1.4 gene encoding uncharacterized protein si:ch211-132g1.4 isoform X1 — MSCQHNLLILFLCCVAALTVSAQTCGEQVLEGTSCSINGETTNNEKAAEIRWAFTSSDGTTAEWKKGSRRKPPAGLTIEEDGSLRLESVRQNNTGTYKYTAFNANGQQIGTETVELKVYAKVNKPNVKIECKPDGTVTLLCDTGNYKDLKISWYEDDKIMQDEKTTHLTLKSTKINENTQYACSVSNPASSEQSDRITVPCSGPDQAKATKSTVRLNSTAKGTVKLICDAGNAKDQTISCYEDHMKDETKTNLTLTSSKVEGKRYSCSEQTSSKLSCSSPNLCLNYYAVLGVLAGGGVLLFLLICVFIWCACQSCRKKNRLL; from the exons ATGAGCTGTCAGCACAATCTCTTGATTTTATTCCTCTGTTGCGTCGCTGCGCTCACTG TCTCAGCACAGACATGTGGAGAACAAGTGCTAGAGGGAACATCCTGCAGCATTAATGGGGAAacaacaaacaatgaaaaagctGCTGAAATCAGATGGGCCTTTACCTCCAGTGATGGAACCACAGCTGAATGGAAAAAAGGATCCAGGAGAAAACCTCCAGCAGGATTAACAATAGAAGAAGACGGATCTTTACGATTAGAAAGTGTTCGTCAGAATAACACCGGCACATATAAatacactgcttttaatgccaatgGCCAACAGATTGGGACTGAAactgtggaactgaaagtttatG CGAAGGTTAATAAACCTAATGTGAAGATTGAATGCAAACCTGATGGGACTGTTACACTCCTCTGTGACACTGGAAACTATAAAGATCTGAAAATATCCTGGTATGAAGACGACAAGATCATGCAGGATGAAAAAACTACTCATCTGACCCTAAAATCGACTAAAATAAACGAGAACACACAGTACGCATGCAGTGTAAGCAATCCTGCCAGCAGTGAACAAAGTGACAGAATTACAGTGCCAT GTAGTGGCCCAGATCAag CGAAGGCAACCAAATCAACTGTGAGGCTCAACAGTACAGCTAAAGGGACGGTTAAACTCATCTGTGACGCTGGAAATGCTAAAGATCAGACTATATCCTGTTATGAAGACCACATGAAGGATGAAACGAAAACGAATCTGACCTTAACATCGTCTAAAGTGGAGGGTAAACGGTACTCATGCAGTGAACAAACCAGCAGTAAACTCTCAT GTAGCAGTCCAAATCTCTGCCTAAATTACTATGCCGTGCTGGGCGTTTTAGCAGGCGGAGGAGTtcttctgtttctgcttatttGTGTTTTCATCTGGTGTGCGTGTCAAAGCTGTCGCAAGAAGAATCGACTACTGTAG